The following coding sequences lie in one Sorghum bicolor cultivar BTx623 chromosome 6, Sorghum_bicolor_NCBIv3, whole genome shotgun sequence genomic window:
- the LOC8086451 gene encoding uncharacterized protein LOC8086451, which translates to MGSNGREHRCGVPRPPPLSLYRDWEEEEVVKVGRRQQSPLEQSTSISATAGIANKKRLSKQVSMKETTREVKWEKRRRQIQRQRSSMRLNEADDRAGSRTVCHVDSEASSSAERVSSKRITDEDLDELRGSMDLGFRFDEHKGGQDLCDTLPALDIYFAVNRQLSEPKMRFSTSSAPSLLATKSSPNLCGTPSPGSPSTHSNNPLESWKICSPGDNPQLVKTRLRHWAQVVACSVKHSS; encoded by the exons ATGGGCAGTAATGGCAGAGAGCATAGGTGCGGAGTCCCACGCCCGCCACCTTTATCACTTTACAGGGActgggaggaggaagaggtcgtCAAGGTCGGCAGACGCCAGCAGTCGCCGCTGGAACAGTCAACATCGATTTCAGCCACAGCCGGCATTGCCAACAAGAAGAGGTTGTCAAAGCAGGTGTCCATGAAGGAGACCACCCGGGAGGTCAAGTGGGAGAAGCGGAGGCGACAGATACAGCGACAGAGGAGCAGCATGCGCCTCAACGAAGCTGACGACAGGGCTGGTAGCAGGACTGTCTGTCATGTTGACAGCGAGGCGAGCTCGAGCGCGGAGCGGGTGTCGTCCAAGCGTATAACCGACGAGGACCTCGATGAGCTGAGGGGATCCATGGATCTCGGCTTCAGGTTCGACGAGCACAAGGGCGGGCAGGACCTGTGCGACACGCTCCCGGCCCTCGACATCTACTTTGCTGTCAACCGGCAGCTGTCCGAGCCCAAAATGCGGTTTTCTACGAGCTCAGCACCGTCTCTCTTGGCCACCAAGTCGTCGCCCAACCTCTGCGGCACGCCCAGCCCCGGAAGTCCTAGTACGCACTCTAATAACCCCTTGGAGTCATGGAAAATTTGCAGTCCAG GAGATAACCCACAGCTTGTGAAGACAAGGCTTAGGCACTGGGCTCAAGTAGTGGCTTGTTCAGTGAAGCACTCCAGCTGA